Proteins encoded together in one Halorubellus sp. JP-L1 window:
- a CDS encoding succinylglutamate desuccinylase/aspartoacylase family protein has product MTTLGSATAGPGEVDTGRLTVGETRDGSPVGLPVCVINGADDGRTLYVQAASDGDELNGVGVVREFVPRVDPSELAGEILIVGIVNYHAFQVAQHRNPIDDTKMNRAYPGDTEGSSSERIAAATFDVARNADLALDLHQGSTSRMIDEARVRCGRRHRLHQKCLELAKVFGAGHILDQKGPDGQLARAGPDEGVPTIDPELGGSVGFDPESIQVGVDGVFNVLQYYDFLDGTADRESQTRAKGFDQYGSPTGGLVDFHADLGEEVSRGDRLFTVTDPFGTRKAEVSADSAGVFWRTRRLPQVASGEYVCSVGTDVDSY; this is encoded by the coding sequence ATGACGACGCTGGGAAGTGCGACGGCCGGCCCGGGCGAGGTCGACACCGGGCGGTTGACGGTCGGCGAGACGCGCGACGGCAGCCCCGTGGGGCTCCCGGTCTGCGTCATCAACGGCGCCGACGACGGCCGGACGCTCTACGTGCAGGCGGCGAGCGACGGCGACGAACTCAACGGCGTCGGCGTCGTCCGCGAGTTCGTGCCGCGAGTCGACCCGAGCGAACTCGCCGGCGAGATCCTGATCGTCGGCATCGTGAACTATCACGCGTTCCAGGTCGCCCAGCACCGCAACCCGATCGACGACACGAAGATGAATCGCGCGTACCCCGGCGACACCGAGGGATCCTCGAGCGAGCGCATCGCCGCGGCGACGTTCGACGTCGCCCGGAACGCCGACCTCGCGCTCGACCTCCATCAGGGGTCGACGAGTCGGATGATCGACGAGGCGCGCGTGCGGTGCGGGCGCCGGCATCGCCTCCACCAGAAGTGCCTGGAGCTCGCGAAGGTGTTCGGCGCTGGACACATCCTCGACCAGAAGGGCCCGGACGGCCAGCTCGCGCGCGCCGGCCCCGACGAGGGCGTCCCGACGATCGACCCCGAGCTCGGCGGGAGCGTCGGGTTCGACCCGGAGTCCATCCAGGTCGGCGTCGACGGCGTGTTCAACGTCCTCCAGTACTACGACTTCCTCGACGGCACCGCCGACCGAGAGAGCCAGACGCGAGCGAAGGGCTTCGACCAGTACGGCTCGCCGACCGGCGGCCTCGTCGACTTCCACGCCGACCTCGGCGAGGAAGTGAGCCGCGGCGATAGACTGTTCACCGTCACCGACCCGTTCGGCACGCGGAAGGCCGAAGTCTCCGCCGACTCCGCCGGCGTGTTCTGGCGGACGCGACGCCTCCCGCAGGTCGCGTCCGGCGAGTACGTCTGCTCGGTCGGCACCGACGTCGACTCCTATTGA